Proteins found in one Tsukamurella paurometabola DSM 20162 genomic segment:
- a CDS encoding FxsA family protein, with amino-acid sequence MGELSDIAVRWTGMKLLAFLTYLVVEIAAFAGLVAWLRFGWALLTVVAATAIGVLMLRRTAADVLRDLGAALDGRKSAGPALIDTALLGSSVFLLAVPGVVSTALGLLLLVRPVRAVVRPVAAYVGAKRISRFVEESGLVTVLAGQPRGFGTVIDGSVDDRATDGRGARSEPVVDGVVMDAGAPGGPRPGYRELPPA; translated from the coding sequence GTGGGGGAACTTTCGGACATCGCGGTCCGTTGGACGGGTATGAAGCTCCTTGCGTTCCTGACCTACCTCGTCGTGGAGATCGCGGCGTTCGCCGGCCTCGTCGCGTGGCTCAGGTTCGGCTGGGCCCTGCTCACCGTGGTCGCTGCGACGGCCATCGGTGTGCTGATGCTGCGGCGTACCGCCGCGGACGTGCTGCGCGACCTCGGTGCCGCTCTCGACGGCCGCAAGTCCGCCGGCCCCGCGCTGATCGACACCGCGCTGCTCGGCTCGTCGGTGTTCCTGCTCGCCGTGCCCGGTGTGGTGAGCACCGCGCTCGGCCTGCTGCTTCTGGTCCGGCCGGTGCGCGCGGTGGTCCGTCCGGTCGCCGCCTATGTCGGCGCCAAGCGGATCAGCCGGTTCGTCGAGGAATCCGGCCTCGTGACAGTGCTCGCCGGACAGCCCCGTGGTTTCGGCACCGTGATCGACGGGTCGGTCGACGATCGCGCCACCGACGGTCGCGGGGCGCGATCCGAGCCAGTGGTCGACGGCGTCGTGATGGACGCGGGGGCGCCTGGCGGACCCCGTCCCGGATACCGGGAGCTGCCGCCGGCGTAA